A DNA window from Mycobacterium sp. IDR2000157661 contains the following coding sequences:
- a CDS encoding sensor domain-containing protein, whose product MRRPATAIAVAAICTLIAGCATTRGDATLPATPTMIPRPLFERELPQLLLRPEQVDAAMGATGMTVTSDQSSMSDNSATMAPPECLAIDGAAEALVYANTGYRAEREQSLNDGDGFAHYAKQAVVLFPTVRQARTFFDASAQQWPACHHYTHTQSGTEWTAGEISNVNDTLSTVATLQDAAAPGWACGRALALRNNVIIDVNTCSASPADSAVRITEQIGAHVTAL is encoded by the coding sequence ATGCGCCGACCAGCGACCGCAATCGCAGTCGCAGCGATCTGCACACTGATCGCCGGCTGCGCCACGACAAGGGGCGACGCCACGCTGCCCGCCACCCCGACGATGATCCCGCGGCCACTCTTCGAGCGTGAGCTGCCACAGTTGCTGCTCCGCCCGGAACAGGTGGACGCCGCGATGGGGGCGACCGGAATGACGGTCACCAGCGACCAGAGCTCGATGTCTGACAACAGCGCCACCATGGCCCCTCCGGAGTGCCTCGCGATCGACGGCGCGGCAGAGGCTCTCGTCTACGCCAACACTGGTTACCGGGCCGAGCGCGAGCAGAGTCTCAACGACGGCGACGGATTCGCGCACTATGCCAAGCAGGCGGTGGTGTTGTTCCCTACGGTTCGCCAGGCGCGCACCTTCTTCGATGCCTCCGCCCAGCAGTGGCCGGCATGCCACCACTACACCCACACGCAAAGCGGAACAGAGTGGACGGCCGGTGAAATCTCGAACGTCAACGACACGCTGAGTACCGTTGCGACACTGCAGGATGCGGCCGCTCCGGGTTGGGCTTGCGGGCGGGCGCTGGCGTTGAGGAACAACGTGATCATCGACGTGAACACCTGCAGCGCCAGCCCTGCCGACTCGGCGGTGAGGATCACCGAGCAAATTGGGGCCCACGTGACTGCGTTGTAG
- a CDS encoding slipin family protein, translating into MGAWVVVVVLLAVLVLGAAVASLRIIKEYERGVAFRLGRLRGPLGPGMVIVLPGVDKLVRVDLRTVTLTIPPQEVITRDNVTARVNAVVLFRVTDPTKSVMAVENFAIATSQIAQTTLRSVVGRADLDTLLAHRADLNEDLAASIAKQTEPWGIVVEVVEIKDVEIPEMMQRAMAREAEAERERRAKVISAHGELQASAELRDAAITLSESPASLQLRYLQTLLELGADQNSTVVFPIPMDIVRPFLEAGREGSGSPGDAVPHIRRVRSDE; encoded by the coding sequence ATGGGCGCGTGGGTCGTTGTCGTGGTCTTGTTGGCCGTCCTGGTTCTCGGTGCGGCGGTCGCGTCCCTGCGCATCATCAAGGAATACGAGCGTGGCGTCGCGTTCCGCCTCGGCCGACTGCGCGGGCCGCTGGGTCCGGGCATGGTCATCGTGCTGCCCGGCGTGGACAAGCTCGTGCGCGTCGACCTGCGTACGGTGACGCTGACCATTCCACCGCAGGAGGTCATCACTCGCGACAACGTGACCGCCCGGGTCAACGCGGTGGTGCTGTTTCGGGTGACCGATCCCACGAAATCGGTGATGGCCGTGGAGAACTTCGCGATCGCCACGTCTCAGATCGCCCAGACCACGCTGCGCTCGGTCGTCGGTCGCGCAGATCTCGACACCCTGCTGGCCCACCGCGCCGACCTCAACGAGGACCTGGCCGCCTCGATTGCAAAACAGACGGAGCCGTGGGGCATCGTCGTCGAGGTCGTCGAGATCAAGGACGTCGAGATTCCCGAGATGATGCAGCGCGCGATGGCCCGTGAGGCCGAGGCGGAACGGGAACGACGGGCGAAGGTGATCAGCGCGCACGGTGAACTGCAGGCATCCGCCGAATTGCGCGACGCCGCGATCACGCTCAGCGAGAGCCCGGCGTCACTGCAGCTGCGTTATCTGCAGACCTTGCTCGAACTCGGCGCCGACCAGAACTCCACGGTCGTCTTCCCGATCCCGATGGACATCGTCCGCCCCTTTCTGGAAGCAGGACGGGAGGGCTCAGGCAGCCCCGGCGACGCTGTACCACATATCAGAAGGGTGAGATCCGATGAGTAG
- a CDS encoding nitric-oxide reductase large subunit has protein sequence MAVTEQFLEPVPTKAELSISKGWVQGVALVMVFGFLIMGMLAARTYSDSMPLPERVVGPGGQALFTGQQITAGQQIFLRRGLQQYGSVMGHGGYLGPDYTAEYLRLSADHVGQELRDSGVPDPTAALVEMMRTNRYDEATGTLQFTAEQVSAFEAVRAYYADFFGTDTTEHGLIAQVITDPQEITDLTAFFAWTAWASAAEREGHAYSYTNNWPPEERVNNTPTADILVWSAMSLIALLAGLGALFAFYGRWSRRIGWHATETPSLAFRQPGEVAITPSQKATAWFFLVVAVLFLGQAVLGGAIEHYRAELSDFFGFDLAQILPFNLARTWHVQLSLLWTAASFLAAGIFLAPIISGREPRRQSWLAYGLLGALFVVVAGTLVGTALSTFGVDWAKGSIFFDQQWEYLDLPRFWQILLVLGLFIWMAIIFRSIRSRLKTESKLNMPWLFFYAGLAIPAFYAVGMLAGTETHLTVAEFWRFWVVHLWVEDFLELFTTVMVAYIFVMLGVVRRRIAIQLIFLDIILYSVGGVIGTMHHLYFSGTPVEHMALGAFFSAMEVIPLTFLTVEAWTFLQLGSRQQSRSSAPFPHRWAVMFLVAVGFWNFVGAGIFGFLINLPIVSYYQIGTALTANHAHGAMMGVYGMLAVGLALFALRYIIPPHRWPDKLAKLSFWSLNIGLAWMVFATLLPLGVLQLWHSVNDGYYEARTLGYISQPGNVVLEWLRMPGDFLFILGGVLPFVWIAWVGVRHGIKATTHRLPAETLFVEEHAEAEEDRTGLAVTGRSRYASDRRATLDDGDDTGKSP, from the coding sequence ATGGCAGTGACAGAGCAGTTCTTGGAGCCCGTCCCGACCAAAGCCGAGCTTTCCATCTCCAAAGGATGGGTACAGGGTGTCGCCCTGGTCATGGTCTTCGGCTTCCTGATCATGGGGATGCTGGCCGCCCGAACGTACTCGGATTCGATGCCGCTGCCCGAGCGCGTCGTGGGCCCGGGCGGTCAGGCGCTCTTCACCGGGCAGCAGATCACCGCGGGCCAGCAGATCTTCCTGCGCCGAGGGCTGCAGCAGTACGGCTCGGTGATGGGTCACGGCGGCTACCTCGGCCCGGACTACACCGCGGAGTATCTACGGCTGTCGGCCGACCATGTCGGCCAGGAACTGCGCGACTCGGGCGTGCCGGACCCGACCGCCGCCCTCGTCGAGATGATGCGGACCAACCGCTACGACGAGGCCACCGGAACCCTGCAGTTCACCGCCGAGCAGGTGAGCGCATTCGAGGCGGTCCGCGCCTATTACGCCGACTTCTTCGGCACCGACACCACCGAGCACGGGCTCATCGCGCAGGTCATCACCGACCCGCAGGAGATCACCGACCTCACCGCGTTCTTCGCGTGGACCGCTTGGGCCAGTGCGGCCGAGCGCGAGGGTCACGCGTACTCCTACACCAACAACTGGCCGCCCGAAGAGCGGGTGAACAACACACCGACCGCAGACATCCTGGTCTGGTCGGCGATGTCGCTCATCGCGTTGCTCGCCGGTCTCGGCGCGCTGTTCGCCTTCTACGGCCGGTGGAGCCGCAGGATCGGCTGGCACGCCACAGAGACCCCGTCGCTTGCGTTCCGTCAACCCGGCGAGGTGGCCATCACGCCGTCCCAGAAGGCGACCGCATGGTTCTTCCTCGTCGTGGCCGTGCTGTTCCTCGGCCAGGCGGTGCTGGGCGGCGCCATCGAGCACTACCGCGCCGAGTTGAGCGACTTCTTCGGATTCGACCTCGCCCAGATCCTGCCGTTCAATCTGGCGCGGACCTGGCACGTGCAGCTGTCGCTGCTGTGGACCGCGGCCTCCTTCCTGGCCGCCGGCATCTTCCTGGCCCCGATCATCTCCGGGCGCGAACCGCGCAGGCAGTCGTGGCTGGCCTACGGGCTGCTCGGCGCGCTGTTCGTCGTCGTCGCCGGCACGCTGGTGGGCACGGCGTTGAGCACCTTCGGCGTCGACTGGGCCAAGGGCTCGATCTTCTTCGACCAGCAGTGGGAATACCTTGACCTGCCGCGGTTCTGGCAGATCCTGTTGGTGTTGGGGCTGTTCATCTGGATGGCGATCATCTTCCGCTCGATCCGGTCGCGCCTGAAGACCGAGAGCAAGCTGAACATGCCGTGGCTGTTCTTCTACGCCGGCCTGGCGATCCCCGCCTTTTACGCGGTCGGCATGCTCGCCGGCACCGAGACCCACCTGACCGTCGCCGAGTTCTGGCGCTTCTGGGTGGTGCATCTGTGGGTCGAGGACTTCCTCGAGTTGTTCACCACGGTGATGGTCGCCTACATCTTCGTGATGCTGGGCGTTGTGCGGCGCAGGATCGCGATCCAGCTGATCTTCCTCGACATCATCCTCTACTCGGTGGGCGGCGTGATCGGCACGATGCATCACCTGTACTTCTCCGGGACACCGGTCGAGCACATGGCGCTGGGGGCGTTCTTCTCGGCGATGGAGGTCATCCCGCTGACCTTCCTCACCGTCGAGGCGTGGACGTTCCTGCAACTCGGTTCGCGGCAGCAGTCCCGCAGCAGCGCACCGTTCCCGCACCGGTGGGCGGTGATGTTCCTGGTCGCCGTCGGCTTCTGGAATTTCGTGGGCGCAGGCATTTTCGGCTTCCTGATCAACCTGCCGATCGTGTCCTACTACCAGATCGGCACCGCGCTGACCGCCAACCACGCGCACGGCGCGATGATGGGCGTTTACGGGATGCTCGCCGTCGGGCTGGCGTTGTTCGCGCTGCGCTACATCATCCCGCCGCACCGATGGCCTGACAAACTGGCCAAGCTGTCGTTCTGGTCGCTCAACATCGGTTTGGCGTGGATGGTGTTCGCCACCCTGCTTCCGCTCGGTGTCCTGCAACTGTGGCACTCGGTCAACGACGGCTACTACGAGGCGCGGACATTGGGTTATATCTCCCAGCCGGGCAACGTCGTGCTGGAGTGGCTGCGGATGCCCGGTGACTTCCTGTTCATCCTCGGCGGCGTACTGCCTTTCGTCTGGATCGCCTGGGTCGGAGTGCGTCACGGCATCAAGGCGACGACGCACCGGCTGCCCGCCGAGACGCTGTTCGTCGAGGAGCACGCCGAGGCCGAGGAGGACCGGACCGGTCTGGCCGTGACGGGACGCAGCCGTTACGCCTCGGACCGCCGGGCGACGCTCGACGACGGCGACGACACCGGGAAGAGCCCATGA